Below is a window of Clostridiales bacterium DNA.
ATCAGGTTCGGAATGAACATGATCAGCGACGCTGCTGCCGCGACGCCCTGGCCGGCCACGCCGTTCGAGGCGTTCACCAGCGTGTTCATGTAGAACGTCAGCGTCTTCATGCTCTCGTCATTGGTGAAGTAATTGGAGGTTTCCAGGTTCGTCCATACCTGCTGGAACACCAGCACCATCGCCGTGGCCACCGCCGGCTTGATCACCGGCAGGATGATATGCCAGTACACCTGGATATCCGTTGCCCCGTCCAGGTGGGCCGCTTCAATCAGGCTGTCCGGTACCTGGTCCACAAACTGTTTCACCAGGAACAGGGCCACCGGCATGGCCACCAGCGGCAGCACATGCGCCAGCACCGTGTCGATCATCCCCAGCCGGCTGATCACCATGTACCGGGGGATCAGGACGGCCGTTGCCACGAACATGATGGCGATCTGGTTGATCTGCAGCATCAGGTTCCGCCCGCGGAATTTGATCTTCGAAAACGCGAATGCCGCGCCGGTGGTCAGCAGCAGGCTCAGCCCCACCGTCAGCACCGTCACGATCAGCGAGTTGAACAGGTACCGCGTCAGCGGGATCCCGGCGCTCCGGGAGAACTTGATCAGCTTGGTAAAGTTGTCCAGCGTGGGATTGCGGACAAAGAATGTCGGCGGAAAAGCGAACAGCTCCTCCATCGGCTTGAACGCGTGGTTGACGATAAATACAATGGGCAGCGCCATGAACAGGGCAAGCGGAAGAAGAATCAGCAGGATCTTGATCTGTCCGCGCTCAAACCGCTGCGGGTTGATATGCCGTCCCCGGTATGCCATGGATTCCCTCTCCTTTCCGCTCAGTCTTTGTCGGTCAGCAGCCGGTTGGCCGCCTTGGAGAATATCTGCACAATCAGCAGCAGGACAACGGACACTGTTGCGGCATATCCCATCTCATACCGCAGGAAGCCGTAATCCTCAATGTGGTTCACAATCAGCTGCGCCGCGTATCCGGGGGACGGGTTGCCCGTCAGCAGGGCGGAAACCGTTCCGTTCTGGAAAGCGTTCACTACGGCCATGACCGCTGCGAACAGCATCTGCGGCTTCATCTGGGGAATCGTGATGTAGATCATTTCCTGGAACCGGTTGCTGATGCCGTCAATCGCCCCTGCCTCATACAGGGACTCGTCGGAGTTCGCGATACCGGCAATCATGGCCAGGAAGCCGATGCCCATCGAGGACCAGAGCCCGATGATGATAACGATCGGCAGCAGGTAATTCGTGTTCACCAGCCAGATGATGGGCTCGTCAATAATCCCCAGGCTCATCAGCCAGCTGTTCAGCAGTCCGGTCTGGTCGCCGGAGAAAATCACCTTCCACAGCACGGTCATTGCAACGCCGGCCGTCAGCGACGGGGAGTAGATAATCAGTGCCAGCACCGTCCGCACCCCGCGGGTCAGGTTGCACAGCATCCACGCCAGCAGGAAGCTCAGGATGTATCCGCCGATACCGACCACCACCGCGTACAGCACGGTGTTCGGCAGCACGAACTGCATGAACACCTCGTCGCTGGTCAGCAGGGTAATGTAGTTCAGGAATCCGACCCACCGCGGCCATTCGATCGCGTTGAAGTTCGTAAAGGAAAGCACCACGGCCAGGATGACCGGGATCAGAATGAAAACCAGGAAAATCAGCGCGTAGGGCGCGGCAAACAGGAGCCCGCTCAGGTTGTTGCGCTCCCTCCGTCCTACGGCTTTCCGCCTGCTGGTCAGCTCTGCCATACTGCCTTATCCTCTCTTATCGTCCCAGGATTTCACGTACCGATTCCATCGTCGGAATCCGGTACTCCTTCATCACGTTTCCTTCCGCGTCCACATATCCGAATTCTTCCAGCTTCCGCTTGATTTCCCGGTTGATCGTCTTCACGGCCCGGTCAATCCGCGTCTGCTCGTTCTCGCCGTTCACCACAATATCGTTGAAGGCGTTGCTCATTTCCCGCTCCAGCATGTAGGTTCCGGGAACCCGGGCCACGTCCACCACATTTTCGGCAAACTGCCGCACCACCATCTTGTCCTCGGTGTCCCAGGGCAGCAGGTCAAACGCCTCCAGGTTGGCCGTCGGCCAGATGTATTCATCGCCGTAGATGCTCTGCACCATCCGGCCGAACAGTGCCTGGATTTCCGTGGTGGACCACCAGCGGATGAATTCCCATGCCTTCTGTTCCCGCTCCTCCGTGCTTTTGAATATCACGGTGCTCTCAGCGCATCCGCAGGTCGTCCGCGCGATGCTCCCGTCTTCCTGCACCGTACCCGGAATCAGGGAGATCGCCCAGCTGGAATCCAGCTCCGGCGCCGCGTTCCGGATCAGGTTGTAGGTGAAAAAGTCCGCAATGCCGATCGGCATGTCCCCGTTCCGGAAATGCTGGTAGAAGTTGTCCACGCTTACCGGCATGTTGTAGATCGTAAACAGGTCGGTCAGCGTCGTGAAGCCCTTCACGGATTCCCGGCTGCCCAGCGCGGTTCCCTGGTCGGCCGTGCCGTAGTACAGGGCGCCGCTGTTCTGCACCAGCAGGGGCGTTGTCCCTTGGAAGTTCCGCATGGAGATCATGCCCGCCGTCGCGTAGTAGAAGTTCAGTCCGCGCATCTGCAGTTCCGGCAGCAGATCGATTACGTCGTCCATCGTGTCCGGCACCGGCAGGTTCAGCTTTTCCATCACGTCCGTCCGGTAGAACAGCACCCAGAAGTTCATCGTCTCCGGCATGGAGAACACTTCGTCCCCGATGGTTCCGGTCAGGAAGAACCCGGGCTCGTATACGGAGGCCGTTTCCCGGAAGCCCTCAAAGGACGTCATGTCCTTCAGCGCTCCCCGGATGGCCAGTTCATACGGGATCGTGTAGTTGATGCCCGTCGCCACATCCGGCGCGCTGCCGGAAGACCGCGCCAGCACCAGCTTGTACTGGTCCGGCATCACCGACAGGTCCACCTGGATGCCGGTTTCCGGCGTAAACCGCTCGTCAATCAGCTTCTGCATAATCTGCACATACTGGTTGGACCGGTTCACCCACACCTGCAGGTGTTCCGGATCGGTATTGGCGATGGAATACCGGCTGCTGGTAAAGGAGGAGGAGAACCGCTCAAAGTTCTTGGAGAAGGAAGCGCCGAATCCCGCTGCCTCCGGCAGGGAGGCGCCCTCCTGGTACAGCCAGATCCGGTCAATCGCCAGGTTGTTCCGCAGCAGGCTGTCCACCGTGTTCGCCAGGTACTGGTTGGCGGAGTTGCTCGAGGAGCTCAGCTCCCCGATCCGGTATGGAATCTCATCCGGGCTTTCCGCCAGGCTTTCCAGCTGGCGGGCGGCAATCAGCATGGAAGCCATCGCCGCCACATTCTTCCCGCCCGGGCTGTAAATCCGGTATCCGTTCTCCAGCTCCCGCAGCCTCGCGGCGTAGCCGCGCAGGGTTTCCGTCAGGTTCGGGATATACCGGCTCAGCTTCAGGTCGCGGTACTTGTCTGCGTTGGTCCCGGCCACCTTCGTGATCTCCAGCGCCAGGTCGTTCACGCCGTACATGATTTCATCCAGCGCTTCCATCGCTTCCCGCAGCGGTGCGATGGAAATCCGCAGGCTCAGTTCGTGGGTTCCTTTTGTCAGGTAAACGCTCAGCTTCTCCCCGTCCGCGTTCTGCAGGGTATGCCGCTGCCAGGACGCGCCGTATACCAGCGGATAATCGCCGAAGGCCCGGGAAGGAATCTCCCCGTCCACGAAGATATCCGCGAACACCGGGAAGTCCGTCTTGTCGCTCTGCCGGTAGTTCAGCGCAATGTAATACCATCCGTCTTCCGGGATTTCCGCCTGCCAGGTCACCCGGTCCCCCGCGTTTTTGAAGGAATCCGAGTCAATCGTGTTCAGGCGGGTATGCTCGACCTCATAGGGTTCGATCGCCGCATCATATTCCATCACGCCGTGGATGGAGGAGCTGTTCGCGCTGAGGAATTCCTCCCCCTGCAGCGTCACCAGGGCATTTCCTTCCGCCGTGTGCGGCGCTTCGGCTTCCGGGATTTCCGGTGCGGCACAGAATGTGATGTTTCCCAGCAGGAAAGCTCCCTCCGTCACCGTCAGCGCCAGCTCATGGGAACCGGCGGCCAGCTCCAGCAGCAGCGGGGCTGACCGCCTTCCGGTTCCGTCTGTGAGGTATTTGGTGTTCCACTCCGCCTGCTTTGTCGGAAGGGCCACCATTTCGTCGCCGTAACGGTCGTAGGAGGAGGTCGCCGTACGGTTCCAGGTTGATTCAAACTTCAGGCTCCTGCATTCATAAAAAGGAAAGCTTCCGTCCACGCCCAGGGCAATCCGGTCAGGCAGCACGGTCTGCTGGTTTTCCTCGGCGCCGGGATTGTAGGAATAATAGTCCAGGCGTACGGCATACTGTCCGTCGGCGGGAATATC
It encodes the following:
- a CDS encoding carbohydrate ABC transporter permease, whose protein sequence is MAYRGRHINPQRFERGQIKILLILLPLALFMALPIVFIVNHAFKPMEELFAFPPTFFVRNPTLDNFTKLIKFSRSAGIPLTRYLFNSLIVTVLTVGLSLLLTTGAAFAFSKIKFRGRNLMLQINQIAIMFVATAVLIPRYMVISRLGMIDTVLAHVLPLVAMPVALFLVKQFVDQVPDSLIEAAHLDGATDIQVYWHIILPVIKPAVATAMVLVFQQVWTNLETSNYFTNDESMKTLTFYMNTLVNASNGVAGQGVAAAASLIMFIPNLILFIICQNAVMNTMATSGIK
- a CDS encoding sugar ABC transporter permease, translating into MAELTSRRKAVGRRERNNLSGLLFAAPYALIFLVFILIPVILAVVLSFTNFNAIEWPRWVGFLNYITLLTSDEVFMQFVLPNTVLYAVVVGIGGYILSFLLAWMLCNLTRGVRTVLALIIYSPSLTAGVAMTVLWKVIFSGDQTGLLNSWLMSLGIIDEPIIWLVNTNYLLPIVIIIGLWSSMGIGFLAMIAGIANSDESLYEAGAIDGISNRFQEMIYITIPQMKPQMLFAAVMAVVNAFQNGTVSALLTGNPSPGYAAQLIVNHIEDYGFLRYEMGYAATVSVVLLLIVQIFSKAANRLLTDKD
- a CDS encoding extracellular solute-binding protein, whose protein sequence is MAGVKNTGRRAAGWIAAICIAFSGCAAAAGETTGGEIFVSERISHNYTKVSAGYTLPVYTGDDIPLAVDESVTDAGGAEWTDEMMGYAGAAKVLRVRYGNTVVLNADIPADGQYAVRLDYYSYNPGAEENQQTVLPDRIALGVDGSFPFYECRSLKFESTWNRTATSSYDRYGDEMVALPTKQAEWNTKYLTDGTGRRSAPLLLELAAGSHELALTVTEGAFLLGNITFCAAPEIPEAEAPHTAEGNALVTLQGEEFLSANSSSIHGVMEYDAAIEPYEVEHTRLNTIDSDSFKNAGDRVTWQAEIPEDGWYYIALNYRQSDKTDFPVFADIFVDGEIPSRAFGDYPLVYGASWQRHTLQNADGEKLSVYLTKGTHELSLRISIAPLREAMEALDEIMYGVNDLALEITKVAGTNADKYRDLKLSRYIPNLTETLRGYAARLRELENGYRIYSPGGKNVAAMASMLIAARQLESLAESPDEIPYRIGELSSSSNSANQYLANTVDSLLRNNLAIDRIWLYQEGASLPEAAGFGASFSKNFERFSSSFTSSRYSIANTDPEHLQVWVNRSNQYVQIMQKLIDERFTPETGIQVDLSVMPDQYKLVLARSSGSAPDVATGINYTIPYELAIRGALKDMTSFEGFRETASVYEPGFFLTGTIGDEVFSMPETMNFWVLFYRTDVMEKLNLPVPDTMDDVIDLLPELQMRGLNFYYATAGMISMRNFQGTTPLLVQNSGALYYGTADQGTALGSRESVKGFTTLTDLFTIYNMPVSVDNFYQHFRNGDMPIGIADFFTYNLIRNAAPELDSSWAISLIPGTVQEDGSIARTTCGCAESTVIFKSTEEREQKAWEFIRWWSTTEIQALFGRMVQSIYGDEYIWPTANLEAFDLLPWDTEDKMVVRQFAENVVDVARVPGTYMLEREMSNAFNDIVVNGENEQTRIDRAVKTINREIKRKLEEFGYVDAEGNVMKEYRIPTMESVREILGR